A stretch of Imperialibacter roseus DNA encodes these proteins:
- a CDS encoding RNA polymerase sigma-70 factor: protein MKVLSSSYANDNELLEAFQRGEKDAFIVIYERFWNRIFLIAYKSTRNKEVSEDLVQNLFLKLWDKRDLLHIKQIEAYLHSSIRNSVIDYIHSQVVRNKYLDYLKVSPPTGENNTDRMMAVSDLSKLIEEGLTQLPEKSRSIFRMNRLDHSPVEEIAQKLKISEKAVQYHLTKSLKVMRLYLRSIIFSLLLIFLG, encoded by the coding sequence ATGAAAGTGCTTTCGTCCAGCTATGCCAATGACAACGAACTCCTGGAAGCTTTCCAGAGGGGAGAAAAAGACGCATTCATCGTCATATACGAACGGTTTTGGAATAGGATTTTTTTGATAGCCTACAAAAGCACAAGAAACAAGGAGGTGTCTGAAGACCTTGTTCAAAACCTATTTCTGAAGCTTTGGGACAAAAGAGATTTGCTGCATATAAAGCAGATTGAAGCATATTTGCATTCTTCCATCAGAAACAGCGTCATCGACTACATACACAGCCAGGTAGTAAGAAATAAATACCTCGATTACCTTAAAGTTTCGCCTCCTACAGGCGAGAATAATACTGACCGCATGATGGCAGTAAGTGATCTTTCTAAGCTGATAGAAGAGGGACTTACTCAGCTGCCGGAAAAGTCAAGGAGTATTTTTAGAATGAATCGGCTTGATCATTCACCAGTGGAAGAAATTGCGCAAAAGCTGAAGATTTCGGAAAAGGCAGTTCAGTACCACCTGACGAAATCTCTGAAGGTCATGCGGCTCTATTTGAGAAGCATTATTTTTAGTCTTCTGCTTATTTTTTTGGGCTAG